One Heyndrickxia oleronia genomic window, ATATTTTCAAATTCGATTAGCATTAGCAAAAAACAAGGGGAATGGCAATGAACTTAACTGATGAATTATATAATCATTTTGGTTTTTCTTCATTTCGTACGGGGCAGGAGGATGTCATTTCTTCGGTTTTAAACGGCAAGGATACATTGGCATTATTGCCAACAGGTACCGGAAAATCTCTTTGTTATCAGTTACCGGGTTATTTAATGACAGGTGCTGTTTTAATCGTCTCTCCATTATTGTCCTTAATGCAGGATCAAGTAGATCAATTTCGGATGATGGGAGAAAAAAAGGTAATTGCATTGAATTCATTTCTTACATTTCAAGAACGAAAAAAATTACTAAATACATTACATTTATATCGTTTTATTTATATTTCACCCGAAATGCTGACAAATGAATTTGTATTAGAAAAGATTAAGAAATTGAATATCACTCTATTTGTAGTAGATGAAGCACATTGTATTTCACAATGGGGTCATGATTTTAGACCAGATTATTTAAATTTACATGAGGTACGAGCATTACTTGGGAATCCGGTTACATTAGCTTTAACTGCTACAGCCACAGAAGAAGTACGTGAAGATATCATTAAATATTTGCGATTAAAAAGAGTAAATCAATTAATATTCTCTGTGGATCGCCCGAATATTTCATTAACTGTGGATAAAGTTAGGAACCATCAAATGAAGGTTAAAAAACTTTTATATTTGGTTAAACATCTACAAAAGCCTGGCATTATCTATTTTTCAAGTAAGCGTCTAGCAGAAGAAATTGCTCAATTGCTTCGCAATGAGGGCATAGGTAATATAGCAGCTTATCATGCGGGAATGGAGCAAGAGCAAAGAATACTGATACAGCAACAATTTTTAAATGATCAGATACAGATAATTTGTGCAACAAGTGCATTTGGAATGGGGGTAAATAAGGATAATATTCGCTTTGTCATTCATTTTCATATGCCATATCAATTAGAGTCTTATTTACAGGAGATTGGTCGTGCAGGTAGAGATGGAGAACAGAGCATAGCCATTCTTTTATATGCTTCAGGGGATGAATTAATACCATTACAAATGTTCGATCAAGAACTGCCAACTGATTCTCAAATAGAACAGTTTTATAATCTATCTGATGAAAGAAAAAAGCATGTGGATCTTTTAAACTTATCTGAAATACAGCATCGTTTTTTAATATATTATAGTAAGTTATCAGAAGAACAGTCTATATTGATTAACAAAGTGAAAAAAATCCGAGATAGTAGGATTCAATATAAACAATTAAAACTGAAAGATATGATAAAATGGTTAAAATCAACCTCATGCCGTCGAAAAGATATATTAGAGTATTTTAATGAAACCCAAACCCTTCAGATTCACAACTGCTGTGATAATTGTGGCATCCAGATGGAAGAGTTTGAAATGGAAATAGTAGAGTCAATTAATGAGGAGCAACAGAAAACTTGGCAGTCCATGCTAGGTCATTTATTGCTGAGAGGCGAAAAATAATGAGAAAAAACAAACAATCAGATGTAATAAAGCAGTTGTCGAAACGGGAACTAACTTTCCATTTATATATTACACAAGTGATAATCTTAACAATTTCTATCATCTCGTCTATTTTTTTATTTCACGATTATCAATCGTTTTTTCATTTATTTAAAGTAAATTCATCTATCCTATCATTGGGAGTTGTCAGTGGGATTATCATCGTTATATTAGATCTTATTTTGATGAGAGTTCTACCTCAACATTATTATGACGATGGTGGGGTAAATGAAAAAATATTTAAAGACCGCTCATTCCTTGAGATTCTTTTTTTAGCAGCAGTCATTGCATTCAGTGAGGAGCTCCTATTTAGAGGAGTCATTCAAACGAATTTCGGAATGGTTATTGCTAGTATCGTTTTTGCCATTGCACATATTCGGTACTGGGGACATTGGTTTTTGATCGTAAACATTGTAGTTTTAAGTTTTTTGATGGGCTTGGTTTACGAGATTTCTGACCATAATGTTGTGACAACAATCGTCATGCATTTTATTGTTGATTTTTTGCTTGGTTTAAGTATCAAATATA contains:
- a CDS encoding RecQ family ATP-dependent DNA helicase, producing MNLTDELYNHFGFSSFRTGQEDVISSVLNGKDTLALLPTGTGKSLCYQLPGYLMTGAVLIVSPLLSLMQDQVDQFRMMGEKKVIALNSFLTFQERKKLLNTLHLYRFIYISPEMLTNEFVLEKIKKLNITLFVVDEAHCISQWGHDFRPDYLNLHEVRALLGNPVTLALTATATEEVREDIIKYLRLKRVNQLIFSVDRPNISLTVDKVRNHQMKVKKLLYLVKHLQKPGIIYFSSKRLAEEIAQLLRNEGIGNIAAYHAGMEQEQRILIQQQFLNDQIQIICATSAFGMGVNKDNIRFVIHFHMPYQLESYLQEIGRAGRDGEQSIAILLYASGDELIPLQMFDQELPTDSQIEQFYNLSDERKKHVDLLNLSEIQHRFLIYYSKLSEEQSILINKVKKIRDSRIQYKQLKLKDMIKWLKSTSCRRKDILEYFNETQTLQIHNCCDNCGIQMEEFEMEIVESINEEQQKTWQSMLGHLLLRGEK
- a CDS encoding CPBP family intramembrane glutamic endopeptidase; translation: MRKNKQSDVIKQLSKRELTFHLYITQVIILTISIISSIFLFHDYQSFFHLFKVNSSILSLGVVSGIIIVILDLILMRVLPQHYYDDGGVNEKIFKDRSFLEILFLAAVIAFSEELLFRGVIQTNFGMVIASIVFAIAHIRYWGHWFLIVNIVVLSFLMGLVYEISDHNVVTTIVMHFIVDFLLGLSIKYNNKTIK